GGTGGGGGCCGTAACCGCCGCCGGAGCCGGCACCGCGAACGTGGCCGTGGTACCCGCTGCGCTCAGCGCTACCGGGGCGCTGGTGCCTTGCTGCACCGTCCACTGGAAGGTGGAGGTGCTGGCGCCCGCCACCGAGAAGCTTACCGTGCCGGCGCCCGCGCACACGCGCCTAGGTCCGGCAATGGGTGCGGCGGCAGGGGAGGGCAGCACCGTTACGAATAAGGTATCGGAAGTACCCAGGCAGCGCACCGAACCCGGTTGGCTGGTTTCGGTTACCACGATCTTGCCCGTGCCGGGGCGCGTCCATTGCACTTGCAGCGTGGCTTGGTTGGTGCTCACCTGCGTGCCGCCAATAATTTGCCAGGCGTAGCTCGAGCCGTTGGTAAACTGGGTTTGGTACGTGAAGGGGCCATCCGTCTGGCACACGCGCGTGGGCCCGGTGGGGCGCTCGGTGGCCAGCAATTGATTGATGCGCACCGGAAACACCACCGTGTCGGACGAGCAGCCCTCCGCGTTCAGGCGAAACGCTTTCAGGCTGGCATTGGCGTTGGTGCTGCCCCAGTTTACGGTAACGCTGCCGGTGCCCTGGCCGCTGCCGATGGTGCCGCCCTCGATAAGCCACTGATACGCCGTGCCGCGCGGGTTGCGGATGCTGTAAGCCACTGCGCCGGCCTGCGGGCAAACGGAGCTACTGCCCTGAATAGCATCGGCCTCGGGGCGCGGGTTGATGCGCACCAGCACCGAGTCGCGGGCCGAGCAGCCCTGCGCCGTGGTGGCCGTGAGGTATAGCTTCAGCGTTTGAGCAGTGCTAACGGTAGGCGCCGTAAACGTAGGCTGGGCCGCGCCGGCGCTGCTCAGGCCCGCTGCCGGGCTCCACTGATAAGTGTAACCACCTAGGGCCGCCGTGCCCAGGCGCACGCGCTGGTTGGCGCACACCGTTACGTCGGGGCCCGCATCGGCCGCGGCGGCGGGGTTCAGGGTAATTACCACCTGGCTGGCAGCGCTGCAGCCCTGCGGCGAGGTGGCCACCACCGTGTACGTAAGCGTTTGCGGGGCCAGGCCGGCGGCCAGCGTCTGGCTGAATACGGGCTGGGCCACCGTGGTGCTGCTCAGGCCCACGGCGGGGCTCCACTGGTAGGTGTAGCCCGTTACGGCTGCCGTACCTAAGGTGGTTTGCTCGCCCGAGCAAAGCGCCCGGTTGGCGCCCGCATTGGCCACCACGGCTGGGTTCACGGTTATCGTTACGCGCCCGTTGGAGCACTGCGCATTGGGCGAGGTTACGGTGTAGGTAGTGGTTTGGGTGGGCGACACCGTAATGCTGCTGCCCGTGTAGGTTTGCCCGCCGCCCGACCAAACGTACGACGTGGCGCCGCTGGCCGTAAGCGTTACCGATTGGCCCGGGCAAATAGTCGGCGAGGAGGGCGTAACGCCCAGCGTAACCGCAGGCAGTATGTTGACGACGCTCGTGGCTGAGTCGCTCAGGCAGCCCAACGTGGAGCGGTTGCGCACCGAAACGCGCCCCTGGCCGCTGCCATTCCACAGCACCTGCACCGACGAGCCGTTGCTGGCGCCCTGAATAACCCCGCCCTGCACGCGCCAGCTGTAACCGTTGGTGGGGGCCGGGCCGGTGGCGGTGTACGTGTACGTACGCGAAAGGTCGCAGAGCTCCTGGGTGCCCGTCAGGCCGGTGGGGGCTGTGGTTTTCGTCACGAAAATCTGAAACACCTCGGCCACGGTTTTGGAGCCGCAAGCCGCATCGGTAGCCGTTACGGCCACGTCGTAGGGGTTGGGGCGGGCTTCGCCGCAGCGGGGCGTGAAGCTGAACTGCCCGCTGGCGCTGCCGTTGCCCGATACGGTAACCGTGCCGGTGCTGGCGCCGGGCGCAATAGTGCCCGGCAAGCCGGCAAACGTGGCGTTAAAGCCGCCCGCGCCGTCGAGCAGGCCGCTGTTCACGCGCAGGCTCACGGGGTTGCCGTCGGCATCGGTGGCGCTCAGGTTAAAGTTCAGGGTCTGGCCCTCCTCAATGGTAAAGGCGCGCTGACCTAGGGTGGCCGGCGTAAACTGCGGACTCCGGTTGGGGGCGCAGGGCCGCACCACCAGCTGCACGTCGCGGCGGGTGGTGCCCACCTGCACCTCGGTGCCGTTGATGCGCCGGTACTCTTTCACATCGATGGCGACTACGTACTTGCCCATGGTGGTGGCCGCAAACCGGGCAATGCCGGTGCTGGCGTTGAGGGCAGCGTAGTTGCCGGCGCCGGGGCCAAACGGATTCACGGCGCTGTAGCCCGGCAGGTAATTAACCGGCACGGGCGGCAGCACAAAACTCGGGAACGGCGGGTTGCCGGCCGCCGGCGTGCCAAACGTGTAAATCAGCCGGTCGCCGTCGGCATCAAAAGCGTTGTTGATGAGGATAGTGGTATCGCCCTGGCACACCACCACCACCGCCGTATCCGAAAACACCGGCGAGGTATTCGGAATCAGCGGCGGGGCCATTTCCGTGTACAACGACATGTTGGTATTGCCCGGGTTAACAATGTTGTTCACGTCGTTGTTGCGGGCAATGTCGCTGTAAAAGGCGTAGTAGCCATCAAACGACACGGGCAGGTTTACCACGGCCGTGTACTTGGCCAGCGTAACCGGCACGTTGCCGCCCGGAATGGTGCAGCCGCCGGGCAGGCTCGGGTTGATGCGTACCGTGCTGGTGCGCGGTATGCGCAGCAACCCCCCCGATGCCAACGGGCTGTTGATGGTGGTAAGCGGAATGCGGGCGTTGCCCTGCGACTTGTTGTAGATGGATACCTCCACATCGGGCCGGCCCAGGCCGCTGGGCGTGGCCGGGCTGTCGGAGTTCACGTACACCACCACCGTCAGCTGGTAGCGAAACGGGGCGGCTTGCGGCCCGTTGGCATCCAGAAACTTGTACTGCATTTCGCCGCCGAGCAAGTGCGAACCTAGGGCGGAGCCCCCACTCAGCAAAACCAGTACAAACCACAAAGCTCCAAAGCGGAGTAAAGTTTTCATCATATAGTACCGAAGAGAGAAGCGAAAAAACGCGCCGGCGGCTGCCACCTGTTTGCTGAGTGGCAGCCGCCGGCGGCCGGATTAATTGCGCACCACGCGCCGGGTAGCCTGCTCGCCGTTGGGGGCGGTAAGGCGCAGCAGGTAAACGCCCTGCGCCACGGCCGATAAATCGAGGGTAGCGGCTTTGGCAGCACCCAGCTGCACCACCTGCCGTTGCACCTCGCTACCTAGGAGGGTTTCGAGGGTGGCGGTGTAGGTACCCGTTGGGCCCGTGGGCAATTGCAGCGTCAGCTGGCCATCGGGCGTGGGGTTCGGGAAAACCGACAGGCTCGCCATGGCCTTCGACTCGCGGGCGGGCAGCGCCGAGGTGATATTAACCGAGTAGTCCTCCGTTTCGGAGTTTAGCTGGTTGGTGATGCACGGGAAGGCGAAGTTGGTGTTGAGGCGCATTACCACCCGCATGCGCGTAAAGCCGATGGTGGCAGGCGTGCCGGGCACTACAAAGGCGTTGGTGGTGGTGCCGTTGGTGGTAGCGTTCATCACCATTTCAACCGGGTCGAAGGTGCCGTCGCGGTTGTAGTCAATCCAGGCGGTTACGGTGCGGCCAAAGTTGGTGGAGGCCGCCACGCTCAGGGTATAGTTCAGGCCGGTGCGCAGGTCAATTACCTCGCGGGTGTAGTTGCCGTAGCCGCCGCTGTTGGCGCCCGAGGTGTTGCTGAACGGCGTGGTGAAATGCCCGCCGCTTACGCTCACGTTGGTTATCCAAACGCCCTGGTTGGTGCCGTTGGAGGCGCAATACTGCACGCACGGAACCGTAAGCGCAATGTTGCGCCGCTTCACCACCGTTTGCACGCCAAAGGCGTTAGTGGCTGTCAGGCTTACATCAAACACGCCCGATTTGGTATAGGTATGCGTCGGGTTTTGCTGGGTAGAGGTAGTGCCGTCGCCGAAGTTCCAGAGCCAGCTGGTGGGCGCGTTCTGGCTGTCGTCGGTAAAGCGCACCGTACTCGAGCAGGTGCCGGCGTAGTCGGAGCTGAACTCGGCCACGGGCGGCTGGGTGTTGGCCTGCACCAGCACGCTGTAGTCCTGGGTTTGGCCGTGCTGCAGGTTGGAGCAGGCGTTGAAAACCGAGCCCACAAAATCCGACATGATGCGCAGGCGCAGCGGCACGTTTTTGAGGGCCGAAACCGGAATGGCAATGGTGCCCTTTACCGGCGTAGCCTGGTTTAGCAACGTAAGCAGCAGCTCCGACGCCGCAAACTGCCCGTCGTTGTTGGCATCCAGCCACACGCGCGTGTCCTGGTTTTGGGTGCCCGTGCCAATGCTGATGGGGTAGCGGTTGCCTTCGGTGAGCGTTACTTTGCCCGTGCAGGTAAAGTCCTGGTAGCCAAGGTTGGAGTTGCTGGTAACGTTGCTGAGCGTACCCAGCTGCACCTGCGTAATGCCGTAGCCGCAGCAGGCATTGGTAGTTTGCGGCGTGCAGCTGGCCGCCACGGGCACCTGGTTATCGTAGCGGATGTAGTTGCTGCGCGTTACGGTGTTGGTGCCGGCGCTGTTGGTAGCGGTTAGGGTAACGCTATACGTGCCGGGTTGGGTGTAGCACTTGTTGGGGTTTTGCTGGGTAGAGGTAGTGCCGTCGCCGAAGCTCCAGAGCCAGCTGGTGGGCGCGTTGGTGCTTTGGTCGGTAAACTGCACGCAGCCCGAGCAGGTGGTGGTGCGGTCGGCCACGAGGGCCGCCACCGGTGCCTGCGTATTGGCCTGCAGCGTTACGCGGTAATCCTCGGTTTGGGAGTACTGCGAGGTCGAGCAGGGGGTAGGCTCGGTGGCATTCTCGTAATCGGCAGCTACGCGCATGCGCAGGGCCGTGCCAAGGGTTGCGCCGGCCGGCACGCGCACGGTGCCGCTCTGTACGTTTTTCCCCAACGAGCTGAACACCAGCTCGCCGCCGTTGCTGGTTGGCGTGTTGCTGAACTGGCCGTCGTTGTTCAGGTCAATCCAAACGCGCACGTTCTCGTTTACCGAGCTGTTGGTACGTACCGCAATCGGGTAATCCTGGCCCACCACCAGGGTGGTGCCAAGCGTGCACGCGTAGTCGCGGTAGCCCTCCTGTACGCCCAGCGTTGTGTTGCTGATGTTCCCCAGCGTTACGTTGAAAATGCCCATGTTGAAGGCGTACGACGTGCTAGGTGCTGAGCCCGGCGTGCAGGCGCTTTGCGCCGCGGGGCATTGTGCTTGTACGCTTCCGGCCCAGAGCAAGGCCACGGGTAAAAACCAAGCCGACGACCAGCGCCGCAGGCGTAGAGGTGTTGTCATATCAAAGCCGTAAAGGCAGGTACAATCTTTCCCCTAAATGTAGCGACTAAATGCAGCTGGACGTAACGTAAATGCAAGTTTGCCGTAGCCAGGCGGCTGCTACCCGGCCACCTCCCAAAAAGCCTGTAGCTTTGCCGGGCTGCGCCTTCGCCAGGTGAAAGGCACAGCCAGCCACCAAGCATGCAAGGAAAAGTAGTACTTATTACAGGCGGCACCTCGGGCATCGGCCAGGCGTGCGCCGTGGTTTTTGGGCGCGCCGGTGCCCGCATAGCCTTCACCGGCCGCGACGAAGCCCGTCTGCAGGAAACCAGCCAGCAGCTACAGGCGCTGGGCATCCGCAACCTGGCTATTCGGGCCGATGTGGGCGACGAAGCCGATTGCCAGCGCGCCGTGGCCGAAACGGTGCAAGCGTTCGGGCAGCTCGATGTGCTGATCAACAATGCCGGCATTTCCATGCGCGCCACCTTTGCCGATGCTTCGGTGGAGGTAATCCGCAAGCTGATGCAAACGAACTTCTTCGGCACGGTTTACACTACCAAGTACGCCCTGCCCCACATCCAGCGCAACCGCGGCAGCATCGTGGGAATTTCGAGCATTGCGGGCTACCGTGGCCTGCCGGGCCGCACGGGCTATTCGGCCTCCAAGTTTGCCATGAACGGCTTCCTCGAATCGTTGCGCACCGAGCTCATGCCCCAGGGCGTGCACGTGCTCACGGCGTGCCCGGGCTTTACCGCATCCAACATCCGCAACACCGCTTTGGCCGCCGATGGCTCGCAGCAAGGCGAGTCGCCGCGCGACGAAGCCCGCATGATGACCAGCGAAGAAGTGGCCGACCACATCCTGCGCGCGGTGCAACAGCGGCGCCCTACACTGGTGCTTACCGGCAAAGGCAAGCTTACCGTGTTTCTGAACAAGTGGCTGCCCGCCAGCATTATGGATAAGCTGGTGCTCAACGAGTTCAAAAAAGAAAAGGACTCGCCGGTGCGGTAAGCCTACGTGCCGCATACCCCAAAGCCAAGCCGGCGCCCCTAGGTGGGGCGCCGGCTTGGCTTTGGCAGGACTCATTAATTTTCGGCACCAACCCAATAGCACCCCGGGCCAGGCTGTTTCAGCCCCCAACGGGTGCTGCCCCGGGTAGCACCTAGGGTTGGTTCGGGCTAGTTGATGAGCACTAAATCGTGCTGCCGGATGTAGGCGGTACGGCCGCGCCAGAGCACCTTAATCCAGATATCTTCCCGCCCCTGCACCAGCAGCCGGTCGCCGGCGGCGGCGGTGCTCAGCCAGCTCGCGCCTGCGCTTGGCGCCGTCATGAGCACGGCCCGCGGCCTGCACACCAGGCCCGTAGCGGGCGTATCGAACACGTTCAGAAAGGCGCCTACCAGCACTAGGTACACGCCGTAGAGGAGCCACCACCCGCGCGCTGCACCTCTGCGGCGGAGCACCAGCAAGGTACCCGCCGCCACCGCAACCCCCAGCAAGCTTTGCAGCACCGTGGGGTAATAGCGGCGGAAAGTAAGCGCTACCTGCTGGCGCCACGTGCTTGGGTAGCCCGTGAGCCGGTGGGTTACGGCCAGCTCCGTCATTTTGCGCCACACGGCCGTGCTGGGGTAGTGCGCCTGGTACAGGTTGAGGTAGTACAGCGCCGAAGGGTACTGGTCGCGGCTTTCCTGCACCGCCGCCAGCCGCAGCAGCATTTGCGGGCTGGCTTGCCCTTGGCCAAGCACCTGTTTGTAAAGCTGGTATGCCTCCGCGGGCTTACCCGCGTTGAAAAGAGAGTCGGCTTTTTTTGTGAGGAAAATTTGCTCCTGAGCCTGAGTTACTTGGCTGGAAAAAGCCCACAGGAGCCAAAAAAGCACGACTTTTTTTGCCGAAAAGTTTGGCATCAATAAATCCGACCTACTACTTTTGTGCCACAATCAACGACAGCAGGTCGCTGAAACCACAAAGAAAACGATTCTGTAGCTCAGCTGGTAGAGCAATACACTTTTAATGTATGGGTCCTGGGTTCGAATCCCAGCGGAATCACTCCAAAGCCTCGCACTGCGGGGCTTTTTTGTTTAGCGCCTGTTTGGGGCAGCATTCGTAGCTGCTTTCATTCTCTGGAAGTAGCAATTACGCTCGGCTACCAAAATACCCCGGCAGATTTACTGCCGGGGTATTTTGGTATATCCGTAGCCGTTGTAAAAATCCCGGAAAGAGTAGTAGTCGGCTTGGCTGCCTGGGCTGAAAGTAGTGCGTGGCGCTGTACCGGGTTGCGCATGCAATAGTGCTTTGTAAGCAACCAAGGCGCCTAGTGCGACAAGCACCAGAACCGCCAACAACAGGAGTAGCATAGGGGTGGGGAAGTAGAAACGGGCTCCTGCTTTGTACGCGGGTTAAGACTTATTGTTGACGTTGGGAAGAGCGGTCTAGCGGCTTTTGATGCTTTGCTGCTGTTAAGCAAAGCCTGCCCCTGGTTAAGGTCTGTAATACGTTCGGCCTAGGGTAAGATGCTGGTTGGTTGAGCAGGGAAGGGGTGATGCCCAAGCATGATGTAAATCATGTAAGTGGCTGACATAACTCGCTGTGATTGTATGGGTTGGTGGGGTAAATTGATTGCTATAGCCAGATGCCGGCGCGGCCCCTTTGAATCGGCCCCGGCATAGCTGCCCGGCGCCGCTGCCCCATGCGCTACCTAGGGCTGCTTCGCGCCGCAGTAGTGGGCGGGCAGCAACTTGTT
The sequence above is drawn from the Hymenobacter sp. YIM 151858-1 genome and encodes:
- a CDS encoding SDR family oxidoreductase, with translation MQGKVVLITGGTSGIGQACAVVFGRAGARIAFTGRDEARLQETSQQLQALGIRNLAIRADVGDEADCQRAVAETVQAFGQLDVLINNAGISMRATFADASVEVIRKLMQTNFFGTVYTTKYALPHIQRNRGSIVGISSIAGYRGLPGRTGYSASKFAMNGFLESLRTELMPQGVHVLTACPGFTASNIRNTALAADGSQQGESPRDEARMMTSEEVADHILRAVQQRRPTLVLTGKGKLTVFLNKWLPASIMDKLVLNEFKKEKDSPVR
- a CDS encoding gliding motility-associated C-terminal domain-containing protein; the encoded protein is MKTLLRFGALWFVLVLLSGGSALGSHLLGGEMQYKFLDANGPQAAPFRYQLTVVVYVNSDSPATPSGLGRPDVEVSIYNKSQGNARIPLTTINSPLASGGLLRIPRTSTVRINPSLPGGCTIPGGNVPVTLAKYTAVVNLPVSFDGYYAFYSDIARNNDVNNIVNPGNTNMSLYTEMAPPLIPNTSPVFSDTAVVVVCQGDTTILINNAFDADGDRLIYTFGTPAAGNPPFPSFVLPPVPVNYLPGYSAVNPFGPGAGNYAALNASTGIARFAATTMGKYVVAIDVKEYRRINGTEVQVGTTRRDVQLVVRPCAPNRSPQFTPATLGQRAFTIEEGQTLNFNLSATDADGNPVSLRVNSGLLDGAGGFNATFAGLPGTIAPGASTGTVTVSGNGSASGQFSFTPRCGEARPNPYDVAVTATDAACGSKTVAEVFQIFVTKTTAPTGLTGTQELCDLSRTYTYTATGPAPTNGYSWRVQGGVIQGASNGSSVQVLWNGSGQGRVSVRNRSTLGCLSDSATSVVNILPAVTLGVTPSSPTICPGQSVTLTASGATSYVWSGGGQTYTGSSITVSPTQTTTYTVTSPNAQCSNGRVTITVNPAVVANAGANRALCSGEQTTLGTAAVTGYTYQWSPAVGLSSTTVAQPVFSQTLAAGLAPQTLTYTVVATSPQGCSAASQVVITLNPAAAADAGPDVTVCANQRVRLGTAALGGYTYQWSPAAGLSSAGAAQPTFTAPTVSTAQTLKLYLTATTAQGCSARDSVLVRINPRPEADAIQGSSSVCPQAGAVAYSIRNPRGTAYQWLIEGGTIGSGQGTGSVTVNWGSTNANASLKAFRLNAEGCSSDTVVFPVRINQLLATERPTGPTRVCQTDGPFTYQTQFTNGSSYAWQIIGGTQVSTNQATLQVQWTRPGTGKIVVTETSQPGSVRCLGTSDTLFVTVLPSPAAAPIAGPRRVCAGAGTVSFSVAGASTSTFQWTVQQGTSAPVALSAAGTTATFAVPAPAAVTAPTSYTLTVRETNALGCTGVASTMQFTVVPQLTAAAVTGPRSVCPGSFAGLGYSLAGAPGSTYQWAITGGAVVSGQGTERVQVDFDPNATARSVSVTETSAVGCAASFSVVLDNATVALNTASVDLQDDRRITLALNVPNNANSPNQVRIMRRDAGSTAAFAQVGTVANTAATYTDTGVNTDDKAYEYRLDLVNACGTTLSSTNHTTMRLELTNAEPGQGRTEGKVALRWSAYLGFPVARYEVYRTADGGQLQLMTTVPATASPTYTAGFASSAAGFNQGFRIKAISAEAQASQAWSNQADAAFENKLGFYNVITPNGDGLNDVFFIRSVELYPGNSFAVFNRWGKEVYRTSNYRNTWGADGQPAGTYYFEFKQSNGQISKGWFEVVR
- a CDS encoding GEVED domain-containing protein, which produces MTTPLRLRRWSSAWFLPVALLWAGSVQAQCPAAQSACTPGSAPSTSYAFNMGIFNVTLGNISNTTLGVQEGYRDYACTLGTTLVVGQDYPIAVRTNSSVNENVRVWIDLNNDGQFSNTPTSNGGELVFSSLGKNVQSGTVRVPAGATLGTALRMRVAADYENATEPTPCSTSQYSQTEDYRVTLQANTQAPVAALVADRTTTCSGCVQFTDQSTNAPTSWLWSFGDGTTSTQQNPNKCYTQPGTYSVTLTATNSAGTNTVTRSNYIRYDNQVPVAASCTPQTTNACCGYGITQVQLGTLSNVTSNSNLGYQDFTCTGKVTLTEGNRYPISIGTGTQNQDTRVWLDANNDGQFAASELLLTLLNQATPVKGTIAIPVSALKNVPLRLRIMSDFVGSVFNACSNLQHGQTQDYSVLVQANTQPPVAEFSSDYAGTCSSTVRFTDDSQNAPTSWLWNFGDGTTSTQQNPTHTYTKSGVFDVSLTATNAFGVQTVVKRRNIALTVPCVQYCASNGTNQGVWITNVSVSGGHFTTPFSNTSGANSGGYGNYTREVIDLRTGLNYTLSVAASTNFGRTVTAWIDYNRDGTFDPVEMVMNATTNGTTTNAFVVPGTPATIGFTRMRVVMRLNTNFAFPCITNQLNSETEDYSVNITSALPARESKAMASLSVFPNPTPDGQLTLQLPTGPTGTYTATLETLLGSEVQRQVVQLGAAKAATLDLSAVAQGVYLLRLTAPNGEQATRRVVRN